A section of the Pseudomonas tritici genome encodes:
- a CDS encoding DUF6555 family protein, with protein sequence MSTAKIYTINYQLHGQPKSFVVRAEVMNNAEAWHWAAVDADIAHVSRVGRVGHEQVKKTTRPWAEKFGITDVIWIAPK encoded by the coding sequence ATGAGTACCGCAAAAATCTACACCATCAACTACCAACTGCACGGTCAACCGAAGTCCTTTGTGGTGCGCGCCGAAGTGATGAACAACGCCGAGGCATGGCACTGGGCGGCCGTTGATGCCGACATTGCGCATGTCAGCCGTGTGGGTCGCGTGGGCCACGAACAGGTGAAGAAAACCACCCGACCTTGGGCGGAGAAATTCGGCATTACCGACGTCATCTGGATCGCGCCCAAATAA
- a CDS encoding DUF6021 family protein: MSNPPKGPSSDEHASGKDELGFDPDSPDVADPQVDPIGPAIAPLDKDKKDPAEKKPPYDPLGDLKP; this comes from the coding sequence GTGAGTAATCCACCGAAAGGCCCGTCTTCAGACGAGCATGCCAGCGGTAAGGATGAATTGGGCTTCGACCCGGATTCGCCGGATGTGGCAGACCCACAGGTCGACCCCATCGGCCCTGCCATTGCACCGCTGGACAAGGACAAGAAAGACCCGGCAGAAAAAAAGCCGCCCTACGATCCGTTGGGCGACTTGAAGCCTTGA
- a CDS encoding DUF3087 domain-containing protein, which yields MFELKPCDPVTFRQQTRRSTLIVAVLFLALGMLLSSLAVMLFGEPGGDNFRFNVGGVFAGVLITLALVRGPFWTQPWLAPAVYGWQLKRSLMSVTNVMHKVTERVQANDPTAIKVLRFYHLGLTQMHELDANSSAQAQLVGEVEAHKAKMQALGMDTEQTRFDPAWLQSFKTP from the coding sequence ATGTTCGAGCTCAAACCCTGCGACCCTGTCACCTTTCGCCAACAGACCCGGCGCAGTACGCTGATTGTGGCGGTGCTCTTCCTGGCCCTGGGTATGTTGCTGTCGAGCCTGGCAGTGATGCTGTTCGGCGAGCCCGGCGGTGATAACTTCCGCTTCAATGTCGGCGGCGTCTTCGCCGGGGTGCTGATCACCTTGGCCCTGGTGCGCGGGCCGTTCTGGACCCAGCCTTGGCTGGCGCCGGCGGTGTACGGCTGGCAACTCAAGCGCAGCCTGATGAGCGTGACCAATGTGATGCACAAGGTCACCGAGCGGGTCCAGGCCAATGACCCGACGGCGATCAAGGTGCTGCGTTTTTATCACCTGGGCCTGACGCAAATGCATGAGTTGGACGCCAACTCCAGCGCCCAGGCGCAATTGGTCGGTGAGGTCGAGGCCCATAAGGCCAAGATGCAGGCATTGGGCATGGATACCGAACAAACCCGCTTCGATCCGGCCTGGCTGCAAAGCTTCAAAACCCCTTGA
- a CDS encoding MFS transporter, whose protein sequence is MSSLALRTADTHSRRAALTLALCLPSDVLLYLLLPMESQAFGITLAQAGVLLAANRLVRIFGYRHVLNFYARNGDRLTCMIAAGAATLCALGNSMLSGFAALLGLRLVWGLCFAALNLSTQVLATSEPAGAARRAGRSRAMIALGPMLALPLGGWLTLWAGPRPIFLILAGCCLVGLWMARGLPTAGHDLHSTPGRRFKWPDSVAVWSFIEGVALDGLFIFGLSIQAQKLLGGDAVLIAGGLMALRYVSEMLLSPLGGRAAQHFGATSMLLLFSFLSALALTAFGSYWVIVGAAAVLVLRALQLPLVTTLVAERNPGSMRVSALASNAVWRDIGAGLGPLLAGLLLPIASAPWVFGLAGAAIALSAVFCWRANTATQ, encoded by the coding sequence ATGTCCAGCCTGGCCCTCCGCACTGCTGATACCCATTCTCGCCGCGCCGCGCTGACCCTGGCCTTATGCTTGCCCAGTGACGTGTTGCTGTACCTGCTGCTGCCGATGGAATCCCAGGCGTTCGGTATCACCCTGGCCCAAGCCGGGGTGCTGCTGGCGGCCAACCGCCTGGTGCGGATTTTCGGCTACCGGCATGTGCTCAATTTCTACGCGCGCAACGGCGACCGCCTGACCTGCATGATTGCCGCCGGTGCGGCGACCCTGTGCGCGTTGGGCAACTCGATGTTGTCAGGCTTCGCGGCCTTGTTGGGGTTGCGGCTGGTGTGGGGCCTGTGTTTTGCCGCGTTGAACCTGTCGACCCAAGTACTGGCCACCTCGGAGCCGGCCGGTGCCGCACGCCGGGCCGGGCGTTCCCGGGCGATGATTGCGCTGGGGCCGATGCTGGCGCTGCCGCTCGGCGGCTGGCTGACGTTGTGGGCCGGGCCGCGTCCGATCTTTTTGATTTTGGCCGGGTGTTGCCTGGTGGGCTTGTGGATGGCGCGCGGCTTGCCTACCGCTGGGCATGATTTACACAGCACGCCGGGGCGTCGCTTCAAGTGGCCGGACAGCGTGGCGGTGTGGTCGTTTATCGAGGGCGTGGCGCTGGATGGTCTGTTTATCTTTGGCCTGTCGATCCAGGCGCAGAAGCTGCTTGGCGGTGATGCGGTGCTGATCGCCGGTGGCCTGATGGCCCTGCGGTATGTGTCGGAAATGCTCCTGAGCCCGTTGGGCGGCCGCGCCGCGCAGCATTTTGGCGCCACCTCGATGTTGCTGTTGTTTTCGTTCCTGAGTGCCCTGGCCCTGACGGCGTTTGGCAGTTACTGGGTGATTGTCGGCGCGGCGGCGGTGTTGGTACTGCGCGCGCTGCAACTGCCGCTGGTGACGACCCTGGTGGCGGAGCGTAACCCCGGTTCGATGCGCGTATCGGCCCTGGCCTCGAATGCCGTGTGGCGTGATATCGGCGCCGGCCTCGGGCCATTGCTCGCAGGCCTGCTGCTGCCGATTGCCTCGGCGCCCTGGGTGTTTGGCCTGGCGGGCGCGGCGATTGCGCTGAGCGCGGTGTTCTGCTGGAGGGCCAACACGGCAACGCAATGA
- a CDS encoding MFS transporter — protein sequence MSSVADGLPLNKRLPAVIAISLGIGMATLDTAIVNTALPTLAEGIGTDSASVIWVVNAYQLAIIATVLPFASLSDVLGHRRVYLGGLLVFIVSSLFCGLAGSLVTLTAARVVQGLGAAAIMSVNTALLRHIYPSKMLGRGLGYNSLVVGLAFTLGPTAASAILSVATWHWLYLINVPLGLLALALGLRSLPTLPMTGHAFDRVAAVLCAGLFALLVLGLGTAVHGAQGTLTLGLVAVALACGALLLRRQAGHPAPMLALDLFKRPVFALSSLTAICAFSAQGLAFVSLPFLLQAALGHSQVETGFLMTPWPAVVAVMALVAGRLADRVSLGALCGIGLLMLSVGMAALATLGSGASAFDIGWRMALCGAGFGFFQSPNLKALMTSAPLARSGGASGIVAISRLLGQTLGASLVALCFHLSLGNGPHYALWLGCGFALVGAVASGLRLLPYGKKPL from the coding sequence ATGTCTTCTGTTGCCGATGGGTTGCCCCTCAATAAACGCCTGCCGGCCGTCATTGCGATCTCCTTGGGGATCGGCATGGCGACGCTGGACACGGCCATCGTCAACACCGCGTTGCCGACCTTGGCCGAGGGGATTGGCACTGACTCTGCGTCGGTGATCTGGGTGGTCAATGCCTACCAGTTGGCGATCATCGCGACGGTGCTGCCGTTTGCTTCGCTCAGTGACGTACTGGGACATCGCCGCGTTTACCTCGGCGGGTTGCTCGTCTTTATCGTGTCGTCGCTGTTTTGCGGCCTCGCCGGTTCGCTCGTCACCCTGACCGCCGCGCGGGTGGTGCAGGGGCTGGGGGCGGCGGCGATCATGAGCGTGAATACGGCGTTGTTGCGGCATATCTATCCTTCAAAAATGCTTGGACGGGGGTTGGGCTATAACTCGTTGGTGGTGGGGCTGGCGTTTACGCTTGGGCCGACGGCGGCGTCGGCGATACTGTCTGTGGCGACCTGGCACTGGTTGTATCTGATCAACGTACCCTTGGGCTTGCTCGCACTGGCGCTGGGCTTGCGCTCGTTGCCGACCTTGCCGATGACTGGGCACGCCTTTGATCGAGTCGCCGCCGTGTTGTGTGCCGGGTTGTTTGCGTTGCTGGTCTTGGGGCTGGGCACGGCAGTGCACGGTGCACAAGGCACTCTGACCCTAGGCCTGGTCGCCGTGGCGCTGGCGTGCGGCGCCTTGCTGCTGCGGCGCCAAGCCGGGCACCCGGCGCCGATGCTGGCGCTGGATCTGTTCAAGCGCCCGGTGTTTGCGTTGTCTTCCCTTACCGCTATTTGCGCCTTCAGCGCCCAGGGCCTGGCGTTTGTGTCGTTGCCGTTTCTGTTGCAAGCGGCGCTTGGCCATAGCCAGGTCGAAACCGGCTTTCTAATGACGCCGTGGCCGGCTGTGGTGGCGGTGATGGCGCTGGTAGCGGGGCGCCTGGCGGACCGTGTATCCCTGGGCGCGCTGTGCGGCATCGGCCTATTGATGCTCAGCGTGGGAATGGCCGCGCTGGCAACATTGGGCAGCGGCGCCTCGGCGTTTGATATCGGCTGGCGCATGGCGCTGTGTGGAGCCGGTTTTGGCTTCTTCCAGTCACCTAACCTCAAGGCGTTGATGACCAGCGCACCGCTGGCTCGCAGTGGTGGAGCCAGCGGCATCGTGGCGATTTCGCGATTGCTGGGGCAGACGCTGGGCGCGTCGTTGGTGGCCTTGTGTTTCCACCTGTCGCTGGGCAACGGCCCGCATTATGCGCTGTGGTTGGGTTGCGGGTTCGCACTGGTGGGCGCCGTGGCCAGTGGCTTGCGTTTGTTGCCCTACGGGAAAAAGCCGTTGTAA
- a CDS encoding Dyp-type peroxidase has protein sequence MSQYQPGILAAPVPLQARHLFFAVDSLAAVPAALDALVQLADSVAVVGFGEPLVSALGAGIEGLRTFPIVSGPGAHNPSTQQALWVWLHGVDRGELLLRSRAFEKALAPAFRLVQATEGFRYKTGFDLTDYEDGTENPHDDAAVEAALTDSGASFAAIQQWQHDLDGFAALPAQERDHIIGRRHSDNEELDDAPESAHTKRTAQESFTPEAFVVRRSMPWAENGQAGLMFLAFGHSFDAFEAQLRRMSGLEDGIVDGLYRISTPLTGGYYWCPPIKEGRLDLSALFVTASH, from the coding sequence ATGAGTCAGTACCAGCCGGGCATTCTTGCCGCACCGGTGCCGTTGCAGGCACGCCATCTGTTTTTTGCCGTGGATTCCCTGGCTGCCGTTCCCGCAGCGCTGGACGCGTTGGTGCAGTTGGCCGATTCGGTGGCAGTGGTCGGTTTTGGCGAGCCGCTGGTAAGCGCTCTGGGCGCAGGGATTGAAGGCTTGCGCACATTCCCCATCGTCAGTGGGCCGGGCGCGCATAACCCGTCGACCCAGCAAGCACTGTGGGTGTGGTTGCATGGCGTGGATCGTGGTGAACTGCTGTTGCGCAGCCGCGCCTTTGAAAAGGCGCTGGCCCCGGCGTTTCGCCTGGTGCAGGCGACCGAAGGTTTCCGCTACAAGACCGGCTTCGACCTGACCGACTACGAAGACGGCACTGAAAACCCCCATGACGACGCAGCGGTTGAAGCGGCCCTGACCGACAGCGGCGCCAGTTTTGCCGCGATCCAGCAGTGGCAGCACGACCTCGACGGCTTCGCCGCCTTGCCTGCGCAAGAGCGCGACCACATCATCGGCCGTCGCCACAGCGACAACGAAGAACTCGACGACGCCCCCGAGTCCGCCCACACCAAACGCACCGCCCAGGAAAGCTTTACCCCGGAAGCCTTCGTGGTACGCCGTTCCATGCCATGGGCCGAGAATGGCCAGGCCGGGTTGATGTTTCTTGCGTTTGGTCATTCCTTTGATGCGTTTGAAGCGCAACTGCGCCGCATGAGCGGCCTGGAAGATGGGATTGTCGACGGGTTGTATCGCATCAGCACGCCGCTGACCGGCGGCTACTACTGGTGCCCGCCGATCAAGGAGGGGCGTCTGGACCTGAGTGCACTGTTCGTCACTGCAAGCCACTGA
- a CDS encoding ArsR/SmtB family transcription factor, with protein MSNPSTFTEVAALIAEPARAAILLALFDGRALPAGELAFAASITPQTASTHLAKLVAGGLLACETQGRHRYYRLAGAHVAQAIEYLSAIAPMSAIVLKPQSREAQGLRFARCCYNHLAGQLGVAVTQALEKNGYLRAIDDKHFEVLPAGEIWLRTLGIDSPTVKPARQCLDWTERTHHVAGPLGVQLLSALCEAGWLRRSKNSRAVLVTPKGWAQFKAQLGLAPRDLENLEHKPALAG; from the coding sequence ATGTCAAACCCGTCCACCTTCACTGAAGTTGCCGCCCTGATTGCCGAGCCTGCCCGCGCCGCGATCCTGCTGGCGTTATTCGACGGGCGTGCGCTGCCGGCCGGCGAACTGGCCTTTGCCGCCAGCATCACCCCGCAGACGGCCAGTACCCACCTGGCCAAGCTGGTCGCCGGTGGGTTGCTCGCCTGCGAAACCCAGGGCCGGCATCGTTATTACCGCTTGGCCGGTGCGCATGTGGCACAGGCCATTGAATACCTCAGCGCAATTGCCCCGATGTCGGCGATAGTGCTCAAACCCCAGAGCCGCGAAGCCCAAGGGCTGCGTTTTGCGCGTTGCTGCTACAACCATCTGGCCGGGCAATTGGGCGTCGCCGTGACCCAGGCGTTGGAGAAAAACGGCTACCTGCGCGCCATCGACGATAAACACTTCGAGGTGCTGCCTGCAGGCGAAATATGGTTGCGCACCCTGGGCATCGACTCTCCTACCGTGAAGCCCGCCCGCCAATGCCTGGACTGGACCGAGCGCACTCATCACGTGGCCGGCCCGCTGGGCGTGCAACTGCTGAGCGCCTTGTGCGAAGCCGGTTGGTTGCGCCGTTCCAAAAACTCCCGTGCGGTGCTGGTCACGCCCAAAGGGTGGGCGCAGTTCAAGGCGCAACTGGGGCTGGCCCCGCGTGACCTGGAAAACCTTGAGCACAAGCCCGCGCTGGCCGGGTAA
- a CDS encoding MFS transporter yields the protein MQQRQAVAATSLSYVLVILDTSIVNVALEPIALALHSNNTALQWVVSAYTLSFGCLLLGGGALADRFGARRLYLHGLLLFTLASLLCGLAGNGMTLVAARVLQGMGAAMLVPASLALINQAYLDDPVGRAKAIGIWAGCGGIAMAAGPLVGGVLIETLGWRSIFLANLPLGLIAIGLSARLAASAPQPRASVWRAVQLFGNRVFSACVAVSLVSALLLYGLMFLLSLYFQRTLGFSPLRTGAAFLPLTVMVSLGSLMAGELVRAFGSRWLIGGALFSYTVGFALLLISVSTPDYALIVVPMPLIGLAAGLITPAATAALMNGVQKEQAGVAAGILNTARQIGAALGVALAGGLL from the coding sequence ATGCAACAACGACAGGCAGTGGCCGCAACCAGCCTCAGCTACGTACTGGTGATCCTCGACACGTCCATCGTCAACGTCGCGCTGGAGCCCATCGCCCTCGCCTTGCACAGCAACAATACAGCGCTGCAGTGGGTGGTCAGCGCCTACACGTTGAGCTTTGGCTGCCTGCTGCTCGGCGGCGGAGCACTGGCGGACCGGTTTGGCGCGCGCCGTCTCTATCTGCATGGATTGCTGCTGTTTACCCTGGCGTCGTTGCTGTGTGGTTTGGCCGGGAATGGCATGACACTGGTTGCCGCTCGGGTACTGCAAGGCATGGGTGCAGCGATGCTGGTGCCGGCGTCACTGGCGTTGATCAACCAGGCGTATCTCGACGACCCGGTCGGGCGCGCGAAAGCAATCGGCATTTGGGCCGGTTGTGGCGGTATCGCCATGGCTGCCGGGCCTCTGGTAGGCGGCGTGCTGATCGAGACCCTGGGCTGGCGCAGCATTTTCCTCGCCAACCTGCCACTGGGCCTGATCGCCATCGGCTTGAGCGCGCGCCTTGCCGCCAGTGCACCACAGCCTCGAGCGTCGGTGTGGCGCGCGGTGCAACTGTTTGGCAACCGCGTGTTCAGCGCCTGCGTGGCAGTGTCCCTGGTGTCGGCGCTGCTGTTGTATGGCCTGATGTTTTTACTCAGCCTGTATTTCCAGCGGACGTTGGGTTTCTCACCGCTGAGGACCGGCGCCGCCTTCCTGCCACTGACGGTCATGGTCAGCCTTGGCAGCCTGATGGCCGGCGAACTGGTTCGCGCCTTTGGCAGCCGCTGGCTGATCGGTGGCGCCTTGTTTTCATACACCGTGGGTTTCGCCCTGCTGCTGATCAGCGTCTCAACACCCGATTACGCGTTGATCGTCGTGCCCATGCCGCTGATCGGCCTCGCCGCGGGGCTGATCACCCCCGCCGCCACTGCCGCGCTGATGAATGGGGTGCAAAAGGAACAGGCTGGGGTGGCCGCCGGCATCCTCAACACCGCCCGGCAAATCGGCGCGGCGCTGGGCGTAGCGCTGGCCGGCGGGCTGCTCTGA
- a CDS encoding NADP-dependent glyceraldehyde-3-phosphate dehydrogenase → MTTSNLLAQLFPASAADIPEEFRLAAPIEQRDYLVDGQLQVWNGPLAKVQSPVQLGDERVHIGSTPLLDADTALTALDAAVRAYDRGQGEWPTMRVADRIQHVEAFLRRMREQRDAVVKLLMWEIGKNLKDSQKEFDRTCDYITDTINALKELDRRSSRFELEQDTLGQIRRVPLGVALCMGPYNYPLNETFTTLIPALIMGNTVVFKPAKLGVLLIRPLLEAFRDSFPAGVINVIYGSGRETVSALMASGRIDIFAFIGTNKAASDLKKLHPKPHRLRAALGLDAKNPGIVLPEVDLDNAVSEAVTGSLSFNGQRCTALKILFVHEDVVGSFIDKFNKRLATLKPGMPWENGVTLTPLPEVGKVDYLNSLVADAAQHGAKVVNEHGGESRGSFFYPAVLYPVNPQMRVYHEEQFGPVVPIVPYRDVEKVIDYVLDSDFGQQLSIFGTNAVEVGRLVDTFANQVGRININAQCQRGPDTFPFNGRKNSAEGTLSVHDALRVFSIRTLVATKFQESNKALVSDILRNRDSSFLTTDYIF, encoded by the coding sequence ATGACCACCAGCAACCTGCTCGCCCAGCTGTTTCCCGCCTCCGCCGCCGACATTCCCGAAGAATTCCGCCTGGCAGCGCCCATCGAACAGCGCGATTACCTGGTCGACGGCCAGTTGCAAGTATGGAACGGCCCGTTAGCCAAGGTGCAAAGCCCGGTGCAACTGGGCGACGAGCGTGTGCATATCGGCAGCACGCCGCTGCTGGATGCCGACACCGCACTGACCGCCCTCGACGCCGCCGTGCGCGCCTATGACCGGGGCCAGGGCGAATGGCCGACGATGCGTGTGGCCGACCGCATCCAGCATGTCGAAGCGTTCTTGCGACGCATGCGTGAACAACGCGACGCGGTGGTGAAGTTGCTGATGTGGGAAATCGGCAAGAACCTCAAGGACTCGCAGAAAGAATTCGACCGTACCTGCGACTACATCACCGACACCATTAATGCCCTCAAGGAACTCGACCGTCGCTCCAGCCGTTTCGAGCTGGAACAGGACACCCTCGGCCAAATCCGCCGCGTCCCGCTGGGCGTGGCCTTGTGCATGGGCCCTTATAACTACCCACTGAACGAAACGTTCACCACGCTGATCCCGGCGCTGATCATGGGCAACACCGTGGTGTTCAAGCCAGCCAAGCTCGGCGTGCTGCTGATCCGCCCATTGCTGGAGGCGTTTCGCGACAGCTTCCCAGCCGGGGTGATCAACGTGATCTACGGCAGTGGCCGCGAAACCGTCAGCGCGCTGATGGCCAGCGGGAGGATCGATATCTTCGCGTTTATCGGCACCAACAAGGCCGCCAGTGACTTGAAGAAACTGCACCCCAAGCCGCACCGCCTGCGTGCGGCGCTGGGCCTGGATGCGAAGAATCCCGGCATCGTGCTGCCTGAGGTAGACCTGGACAATGCCGTCAGTGAAGCCGTCACCGGCTCGTTGTCGTTCAATGGCCAGCGCTGCACCGCGTTGAAAATCCTGTTCGTGCATGAAGATGTCGTCGGCAGCTTTATCGACAAATTCAATAAGAGGCTGGCCACGCTCAAACCCGGCATGCCGTGGGAAAACGGTGTGACGCTGACGCCATTGCCCGAAGTGGGCAAGGTGGATTACCTCAACAGCCTGGTGGCCGATGCCGCGCAACACGGTGCCAAGGTGGTGAATGAGCATGGCGGTGAGAGTCGCGGGTCGTTCTTCTACCCGGCCGTTCTGTACCCGGTGAACCCGCAGATGCGCGTGTACCACGAGGAACAGTTCGGCCCAGTGGTGCCGATCGTGCCTTACCGTGATGTAGAGAAGGTGATCGACTACGTGCTGGACTCGGATTTCGGTCAACAACTGAGCATCTTCGGTACGAATGCCGTGGAAGTCGGGCGCCTGGTGGATACCTTCGCTAACCAGGTCGGCCGTATCAACATCAACGCCCAGTGCCAGCGCGGGCCGGACACTTTCCCTTTCAACGGGCGCAAGAACTCGGCCGAGGGCACGCTGTCGGTACATGACGCATTGCGCGTGTTCTCGATCCGCACCTTGGTGGCGACCAAATTCCAGGAGAGCAACAAGGCGCTGGTCAGCGATATTTTGCGTAACCGTGATTCGAGTTTCTTGACCACTGATTACATTTTTTAA
- a CDS encoding FUSC family protein: MNLPLFARRLLRPLLDPYRRYRHAKLIHAVRVSIGLLATIMLTTGLNLPHGEWASVTMLVVIGGLQHHGNIGKKAVERAYGTLIGASVGLLLVVQEAYVGQPLLTYLLMSVVCGFFSYHAIGKGGYTALLSAITVFIVAGHGDNPLSDGLWRTVDILIGIALALAFSFALPLYAVYSWRYNLASALRDCAEIYSRIINGESVTDDQHLKLLNRLNAAMLQLRSLMSSVSKEVRISMTELDAIQRHLRMCISTLEILGNTRPDPRDKPAMARMQVMLKAEHRQIRVQLVGMARALKSGVTERLERPSHASVEPGLDVPVYSALDGYRLLTLQLAQNIDAMRQRLAKSAGRWKI; this comes from the coding sequence ATGAACCTGCCCCTCTTCGCCCGGCGCCTGTTGCGCCCACTGCTCGACCCCTACCGCCGCTATCGCCACGCCAAGCTGATCCACGCCGTGCGCGTGTCCATCGGCTTGCTGGCGACGATTATGCTGACCACTGGCCTCAACCTGCCCCACGGTGAATGGGCCTCGGTGACCATGCTGGTGGTGATCGGCGGCTTGCAGCACCACGGCAATATCGGCAAGAAAGCCGTGGAGCGTGCCTATGGCACCTTGATCGGCGCCAGTGTCGGCTTGTTGCTGGTGGTGCAGGAGGCGTACGTCGGCCAGCCGCTGTTGACCTACCTGCTGATGTCGGTGGTGTGCGGCTTCTTTTCCTACCACGCCATCGGCAAGGGCGGTTACACCGCGCTGCTCTCGGCGATCACTGTGTTTATCGTCGCGGGTCACGGCGACAACCCGCTGTCGGACGGGTTATGGCGCACCGTGGATATCCTGATCGGTATCGCCCTCGCCCTGGCCTTTTCCTTCGCCCTGCCGCTGTATGCCGTGTACTCCTGGCGCTACAACCTGGCCAGCGCGTTGCGCGATTGCGCCGAGATCTACAGCCGGATTATCAATGGCGAGTCGGTCACGGATGATCAGCACCTGAAGCTGCTCAATCGGCTGAATGCGGCGATGTTGCAGTTGCGCTCGTTAATGTCGTCGGTGTCCAAGGAGGTACGCATCTCCATGACTGAGCTGGACGCGATCCAGCGGCATTTACGGATGTGCATCAGCACCCTGGAAATTCTCGGCAATACCCGGCCCGACCCTCGCGATAAACCGGCGATGGCGCGGATGCAGGTGATGTTGAAGGCCGAGCATCGGCAAATTCGCGTGCAACTGGTGGGCATGGCACGGGCGTTGAAATCTGGAGTAACGGAGCGGTTGGAGCGGCCGAGCCACGCCAGCGTTGAGCCTGGGTTGGACGTGCCGGTCTATAGCGCGTTGGATGGCTACCGGCTGCTGACCTTGCAACTGGCGCAGAACATCGATGCGATGCGCCAGCGGCTGGCCAAGAGTGCCGGGCGCTGGAAAATCTGA
- a CDS encoding TetR/AcrR family transcriptional regulator: MVAKKVSAPNITKTRLLDATEALFIKYGYDAVLLRQITERAQVNLAAVNYHFGDKDSLMKTLLMQRLEPLNEQRLELLARCEAESDGPLDCDTLLGVLFAPAMGLERSDPASASGEGRSFIRFLGRVYSDTSPFIQEYLKVHYQPVFQRFFEAFALALPDLPRNELGVRLQFALKAISGVMAGTELRLLMNSMSLGRPATDAEVMAKLITLVSAAIRVPQQSPEAEHALAKVLDTQRAIREQAVAPANKAAR, encoded by the coding sequence ATGGTCGCGAAGAAAGTCAGCGCTCCAAACATTACCAAGACTCGATTGCTGGATGCGACAGAGGCTCTCTTCATCAAGTATGGATACGACGCCGTTTTGTTGCGGCAGATTACCGAGCGCGCCCAGGTGAACCTGGCGGCGGTGAACTACCACTTCGGGGACAAGGACTCCCTGATGAAAACCCTGCTGATGCAGCGCCTGGAACCGCTCAACGAGCAGCGCCTGGAGCTGTTGGCACGCTGCGAAGCCGAGTCCGACGGCCCACTCGATTGCGACACCTTGCTTGGCGTGCTGTTTGCCCCGGCCATGGGCCTGGAACGCAGCGATCCAGCCAGCGCGAGTGGGGAAGGGCGTTCGTTTATCCGGTTCCTGGGTCGGGTCTACAGCGACACGTCGCCGTTTATCCAGGAATACCTCAAGGTGCATTACCAGCCGGTGTTCCAGCGTTTCTTCGAAGCCTTCGCCCTGGCCTTGCCGGATCTGCCGCGCAATGAACTTGGGGTGCGCCTGCAGTTTGCCCTCAAGGCGATTTCCGGCGTGATGGCCGGGACTGAGCTGCGCCTGCTGATGAACTCCATGAGCCTGGGCCGTCCGGCGACGGATGCCGAGGTGATGGCCAAGTTGATCACCCTGGTGTCGGCGGCGATCCGCGTGCCACAGCAAAGCCCGGAAGCGGAGCATGCTTTGGCCAAGGTGCTGGATACCCAGCGGGCCATTCGTGAGCAGGCGGTCGCGCCCGCGAACAAGGCGGCGCGCTAG
- a CDS encoding ABC transporter ATP-binding protein has translation MTATPAHPGLISLQGIGKSYQLAGQHLSILNDVCLTIASGDSCGILGASGSGKSTLLNILGLLDLPNCGQYHFAGHDIFNATPDQLAAIRNQQIGFVFQSFNLLPRLSALDNVALPLSYRGLSRHESVEQALRMLEQVGLADRAHHRPADLSGGQRQRVAIARALVGKPSVILADEPTGNLDSTTAQDIMDLLLALNREQQVTLIIVTHDPHIAERLDRKILVRNGVVQEAGCL, from the coding sequence ATGACAGCTACCCCCGCGCACCCAGGCTTGATCTCGCTGCAAGGCATCGGCAAAAGCTATCAGCTGGCCGGGCAACACCTGTCCATTCTCAATGATGTATGCCTGACCATCGCCAGCGGCGACAGCTGCGGCATCCTCGGCGCATCCGGCTCCGGCAAAAGTACCCTGCTCAATATCCTCGGCCTGCTGGACCTGCCCAACTGCGGTCAGTACCACTTTGCCGGCCACGATATCTTCAACGCCACCCCCGATCAGCTGGCGGCCATCCGCAACCAGCAGATCGGGTTCGTGTTCCAGAGTTTCAACCTGCTGCCGCGCCTCAGCGCCCTGGACAATGTCGCCCTGCCCTTGAGTTATCGCGGCCTATCGCGCCACGAGTCGGTGGAGCAAGCCCTGCGCATGCTCGAGCAAGTCGGCCTGGCCGACCGTGCCCACCATCGCCCCGCCGACCTTTCCGGCGGCCAGCGCCAACGGGTCGCGATTGCCCGGGCCCTGGTGGGCAAACCCTCGGTGATACTGGCCGACGAACCCACCGGCAACCTCGACAGCACCACCGCTCAGGACATCATGGACCTGCTGCTGGCCTTGAACCGCGAGCAACAGGTCACGCTGATCATCGTCACTCACGACCCGCACATCGCCGAGCGCCTGGACCGCAAGATCCTGGTGCGCAATGGCGTGGTGCAAGAGGCCGGCTGCCTATGA